CAATGCGATTTTGCAAGGGCCCACCCTCGTCAAAAACCGCCCAGCAGCCGAGTTCCAGCAGCTGGTGCGTAAGATACCGCGCAACCGATACCGAGCCCGAACAGGCGGATATCTGAATACAGCGCGCCTCGCGGATAGCATTGATTGCCGCCGACAGCTGCTCCGATTCATTGATGCTGACCGTATTCTCCAGTACCTCGAGCTTTTTTTGCCCCAGGGTACTGAGCACGCTATCGGACTGGGTGAAGTGCCGGGATTTTTCCTCATCTGCCGCGATACCGGCGCCCGCGTACGATTCGTACACCGCAAGCTTCAGGCTGGGATAGCCCCGGTAACCGAGCTTTTGCGAGAACTTGACCACACTGGACTGGCTTACCCCCACCGCATCCGCCAACTGGGATGAAGAGTAATCGCGCAATAATTGCGTGTTTTCCAGAATAAAGTCCGCGAGCTTGCGTTCGTTTACCGACATCTGATCGCGCATGGCGCGCATTTTCAAAAGACAGGTCATGGGGTGCTCTATCACTCCGCTTCATGCTGGCCCTCAGGCCAGCAGCTGCAGGCCTTCGATCTTTTCAATACCGAGGCCCGGGGTTTCGTTCAGAATGATATCCGCATCCTTGTAGGAAGCGCCACCGACTATCGGGTCGTATTGGCACAGCGACGGTACATCCAGATCCAGCTTAGACACCACCGGCGCCTTCGCTGCCGCCATATGCGCCGCCGCTGAGACACCGATACTGGTTTCCAGCATACATCCGACCATACACTCTACGTCGTGCAGCTCTGCGATATCGGCGATCTTCAGCGCATTGGAAATACCGCCGGTTTTCATCAGCTTGATGTTAATGATGTCCGCCGCGCGCTGGTCGATGACCTTCATCACCTCCTGCGGGCCGAACACGCTCTCGTCCGCCATGATCGGCGTTCTGACGCGCTCCGCGATATAGCGCATGCCCTCAAGATTATTGGCCTTCACCGGCTGCTCTACGAGCTCCAGCAGCACCCCGGCCTCTTCCAGACCGCGAATGGCAAGTACCGCCTGCTTGGGGCTCCAGCCCTGGTTCGCATCCAGGCGCAACAGCGCGCGCCCTTTTACTGCGGCATACACCGCGCGAATACGCTCGATATCCAGCCCGATATCTTTACCCACCTTGAGCTTCAGAATCTCAAAACCGCGATCCACCGCACTTTCCGCGTCGGCGACCATCTTTTCGATATAGTCGACGCTGATGGTGATATCGGTGGTCAGGCTATTTTCTCCACCACCGAGAATACGGTAGAGCGGCGTTTTATAGCTCTGCGCAAACAGGTCGAACAGCGCAATTTCCACCGCGGCCTTGGCACTGGTGTTGTTGATCATCGCCCCCTGAATCTGCCGCGTAAGGCGGTTGAGATCCGCCACCTCGCGATCCAGCAGCAGGGGCGTAAATACCGTGCGCACCGCTTCGATCACAGAGCCGTGGGTATCACCAGTAATCACCGCCGTTGCGGGCGCATTACCATAGCCAATATGCCCGGTGTCCGTCTCCAGCATCACCACCACATCCTCTACCGCGTCCACGGTTCTCAATGCAGTCTTGAACGGGGTTACCAGAGGAACCCGCAACATGCCCAGCTTTACGTCTACGATTTTCATGGCGGCACCAATCAGATAATAGTTTTGATGGCATAGATGCCATCGATATAGCTTTTTTCTTCACTGAGCCGCATCGGACTCAACGGAGTAATGGAAACGCCGGAAAGCGTACCCCGATACATGGATTCGTCGGTCTGGTAGTAGCTGAGCCCGGTGACATCGTGAATCACATAGGGCTCACCATCCACCTGGCCGATGTACATCATGACGTGGCCGGGGATATAAATCAGATCCCCAACTCGCAGCGCAGCAATGGCCTCAGCGCGCGCAGCGTGATCTTCCGGCCCAAATCGCTTCGTCGGTGCAAAGTCACTTTTACCCTGCTGGCCAGAATTGCGCGGCATCAGGATGCCAAAGGACTTGTACACCTCGCCCACGAAGCCGGTACAGTCACGCCCGTTGTAGTCGTGGCCCCACCCGTAGCGCTCACCAAGAAATTTGAACGCCTGCTGCAGCACCAACGACGGCCGGTACTCAAGCAACCCCGGCGTAACATCCTGAGCGCGACCGATCAGCGTGGGCTCAAAAGCCAGCGCACCCTGTGCATCGCGCACCGGCAAGGCAACGATGTAACTGGCGTGCGGGTTCTGGCCATTTACGTTATGCCCCACATCCGCCGCGCTTAACAGCGGCAAAGATACCCCCATGTCCAGCACAACCTCAGACGTGCGTGGATCCACCGGGTTGTAATTGGTTCTCACCTGGGCGCCAGTCACAGTCAAGCGGGGCGACTGCCTGTGCCACCGATCAATCGCACCGCGCTCCCCAATGGCCACCGCCCGTTTGGGCAGCCAGGCGGCATAGTGATAGTTCACCGCAAACCACCATTCACCATCGGCACTTTCGTGCAAAATCGCCAGGCGCTGACCGGGGAACACGCCGGTTTCCTGGAAGCGATCGAGATCCATGTCGCCCGCGTTTTTCAAGACCCGAGTATCTGTGGGATAGCTGCGCATACTTGCGCGCTCTACTACCACACCCCAGCGAACCTTGACCTGCTCAGGCACCGCGGAACGCTGGACAGCAGCATCCAGCTGCGCGTAGTCCCTCTCGGTAAACAAAGAGCCGTCAACACGATAACGCGGCGAAGATGCCGGGCGGCTCACCTGATTGATCATATCGATGACGCGGTCCCCGGAAACATCGCTGGGGAACTGATCGAGGTTGTTGAGAAAGGGATCGCTTCCCAGGCTTTTTGCGTTCAGGGTCTGAATTTCTTCGGCTCTCAAGCGCGCGGCATCACTACTCAGACGGCGCTGCCAGAATTCAGGCCGCAACATACGCTCCTGCAATTGCGGAACGTCTGTCTCGAACTTGACGGAAGCAAAAGAGAGGGGAACCGATGCATTTATTTTCTGAGGTTCTACAGAATGTGTATCGTGCGGCTTATCACAGGCAACGAGAACCAGACCAAGCGCGCTGAACGCCCATGCTCGAAGAAATGATTGCGACTTCACCGCTCCACCCCACTTGCAGATCATGTCTAGCCAGTATCCATTATTGCTCTTAAAACTTATGCCATTCTAAAACAAAAACGGCACCGAATACGAATAAATTATTCAAAAAAAATAGCTATATATAATTTAATAGTCACAGCGAAAACGCTCTCAAAAAAGTCTACCCACAAAGAAAAAAGCCCCGGCAAAGCCGGGGCAAGTACGTACGATCTAGGAGAGTTATTCGTGCAGCTAATCAAACTTAGAAGTCGACACCGAAGGACAGCTGAGCGCGACGAGATTCATAGTTACGACGGTAATCCATGAAACTGCTGGAACGCACACGCTGCTCCGGGTCGTAACCGGTTTGACGATCAAACACATTGAACAGGTCCGCGCGGAACTTAAGTGTGTAGTCATCAAATACTTGGAAGTTCTGCGTATAGCTCAGGTCCAGCTGCCAGTGCGCCGGAGTACGACGCGAGCCAGCTTTTTCTCCATAAGCGCCACCGTCATTG
The nucleotide sequence above comes from Microbulbifer salipaludis. Encoded proteins:
- a CDS encoding MurR/RpiR family transcriptional regulator — protein: MTCLLKMRAMRDQMSVNERKLADFILENTQLLRDYSSSQLADAVGVSQSSVVKFSQKLGYRGYPSLKLAVYESYAGAGIAADEEKSRHFTQSDSVLSTLGQKKLEVLENTVSINESEQLSAAINAIREARCIQISACSGSVSVARYLTHQLLELGCWAVFDEGGPLQNRIADSLRDEDLLCILCDFGGEESLVEVANRAREHGVKVLSLTRYNYNAASIHSDIRLYVVPSEDEEALQRLLFRSAQLHVIEALVSGLLEGAK
- a CDS encoding dipeptide epimerase is translated as MKIVDVKLGMLRVPLVTPFKTALRTVDAVEDVVVMLETDTGHIGYGNAPATAVITGDTHGSVIEAVRTVFTPLLLDREVADLNRLTRQIQGAMINNTSAKAAVEIALFDLFAQSYKTPLYRILGGGENSLTTDITISVDYIEKMVADAESAVDRGFEILKLKVGKDIGLDIERIRAVYAAVKGRALLRLDANQGWSPKQAVLAIRGLEEAGVLLELVEQPVKANNLEGMRYIAERVRTPIMADESVFGPQEVMKVIDQRAADIINIKLMKTGGISNALKIADIAELHDVECMVGCMLETSIGVSAAAHMAAAKAPVVSKLDLDVPSLCQYDPIVGGASYKDADIILNETPGLGIEKIEGLQLLA
- a CDS encoding NlpC/P60 family protein — its product is MLRPEFWQRRLSSDAARLRAEEIQTLNAKSLGSDPFLNNLDQFPSDVSGDRVIDMINQVSRPASSPRYRVDGSLFTERDYAQLDAAVQRSAVPEQVKVRWGVVVERASMRSYPTDTRVLKNAGDMDLDRFQETGVFPGQRLAILHESADGEWWFAVNYHYAAWLPKRAVAIGERGAIDRWHRQSPRLTVTGAQVRTNYNPVDPRTSEVVLDMGVSLPLLSAADVGHNVNGQNPHASYIVALPVRDAQGALAFEPTLIGRAQDVTPGLLEYRPSLVLQQAFKFLGERYGWGHDYNGRDCTGFVGEVYKSFGILMPRNSGQQGKSDFAPTKRFGPEDHAARAEAIAALRVGDLIYIPGHVMMYIGQVDGEPYVIHDVTGLSYYQTDESMYRGTLSGVSITPLSPMRLSEEKSYIDGIYAIKTII